Sequence from the Cucumis sativus cultivar 9930 chromosome 1, Cucumber_9930_V3, whole genome shotgun sequence genome:
aaagagagtgatttaatggaattaaaaatatgtgtttTAAGTATAAACATTCTTTTGGttgggaaaaaaagaaaaagaaagagaaagagaagtgaaAGAAAGCGTTAAGGAGTGTGAGTGCAGAAATTAGAACGTGGATTGTCAGCTTCTGTCGGCTAACGTAAGCATCTCTATCTTATCCTCCACTCCTTTTGGCCCAACTCCCCCCCAAGGCCCACTGGGCCCATTCCCTCCCCCCTCGTGCTTTTCACGTGATCCTATTTATTATCTTCccccatttttattttctatttacaaatattgtcATTAgtttatccaatttttttatttttggaaaagcatattttattaaataagtgaaaatatactttttctaGTAATgcaaaaaatttgtttatggtCAACACttctcataaaaataaaaattgaaatcagAAGGAAAATTGCATGGGAAAAacactaaatatttttaacataaaatatatatttaaaaggaataatggttttaaaattataagatatattaaataattattattattaattttcaactcAAACATAGTTATAAAGCATTTTCAATACTAGTTACCTTGACTAATCTATTAAAACGATTcatctaattttataaaatttgaccTCTTAATCTTTTATCGAGACTATGTTTAGAATACAGACTTATTTAGGATTGTGTTGGCGAATTAGGAGTTTGACGTAAATTgacatatatttattagttttaaaattttatttgcatatttcaTTATCAATGCCTAAAAACGAAACCAAAACTTTAAGTAAAAGtggaaagtaaaagaaaacaaacaaatgaagttaagaTGTCAAAATGGCAACACCGACACTTAGAATTCtactttatattaaattattggaAAATCTGAAAACACAACcaaacaaaagtaaattttcattttagaattcACATAACATATGATTTCgaatcaaaaagaaaaggaggaattaataaattaacataaGGTTGGTTGAAATGTCACTGTCCTAAGTCCAAACCATATTATAAATTTCAgctatattattaatttgtataaGACAACACAACCAAACTTTTGGAGATCGCCAACAATCCAAAACATAGCTTTTGTGtttccaacttttcttttgtttatagaGATTCCATGGTTTAGTAGACGGCACTTCGATTACCAATCTTAAAATAGATGGTTTTGATTCATCATATCACAGTTCTTATACtttatatgaacaaaaaaaactataaaatctCTTAACTGACTTATCGATGTTGAATTTTGTCGAAGGAACACTTTGCACGATGATGTGTTTTGTACTAAGCTATATAGGTAGTGATCAATTCACCTAATTTCTTAAGAAAGtggacaaatatatatacctttaattttaatacaaGCAAGAGCTAAGCTTGTTGTAGATGAtgatctaaatatatattcaaaccTTATAAACGTAGTTATGTCAAAATAGTTAATGGAGACGAAAGACGAATTGGAgaactatattattattaggtgatttgatttaatccaggctcaaaataatttatatatcatGAATTTATAAAGACATTCTAAAAGGGCTAACTTCTCTAGTCCtaataattactaattaaataacaaaaatcatgttacatgattgtttatttatatcaaaaaatatatatatatatatacaccagCTGCCACATTACTTGATATTGTTATAAGATGGGatgtaattgaaaaataataagattacATTAAAACTTTGGTTATATAATTTCTCTACTCATTATGGattttaagtatataaaaggaaagaatacaACATAATTGGCCAATGAGTACTTTCCCACCTAATTGAAAGTCTCCTCATGTTGCTgcaataattttaagaaaacaatataagTACCAATATCATTAATATTAATGTAGTTAGTTTTTCAACGAAAATGGATAGGTAAATGTTTAAACTAATCTCAGCTAATGATAGAAAATGAATCGTTAATATCATTAGTGGGTCGGTTTGGATCAATTTGaacctttgaaattttttacaaatgGTTGTCGATTAGGATTTTTTCCATACGATCAAGGACTAATCAGTATTTTTACTTGttaatctatttaattattggaTACATGAACTTATACTTGATAATACATCCCAAACATGTTTCAAATTATCCAAAATATTAGAGAGGGAGTGAGACAGTGAgtaaattgaacttttttacTGTGCAAAAGTTGTAAGAAAATGGTGAGTAATGAAAggttaattcaattttatttatttcacaaatcaataaaactcaaattgaTTGGGATAATCCAAATAACcacaaaaaattatgaaaaagatCAAAGAGGAAACAAGTGATTTATAATGAAGTGAGGATTAAGAAGGATGaatataatttacatttaCAAAGACTTTGATTAGAATTACAATTAAGAATTGCTTCCAATTCCAATCATCTCTAAAACAAATTCCACAAATGTTAACACATAAATGACTAAACATTAACAAAATGTATCATTTCCCACTGCCTAATGATCCTAATCCCCTATTAATcaacaacttaattaatttcactttaaacatatttattaatttacacTTTTGTattaccaaaaagaaaaaaatttcctaaaaCCCAACAGAAATccaatcaatcaaattaattggTAAGATCAATATGATCACCTGGAGAAGCCGAAGCACTTTTCGAATTCGAAAACGGCAACGAATTTGTTGGAACAAACACCATATTCCCCGTTGGTGGTGAATTACTTGTGGTGGTCGTCGTTGTCGTAATGTTGTTCAAAAAGCTTGTCCCACATCCATTTCCTTTATTTGTAGTAGCTGCCGTCGTCATCAATTGAAACAATGATTGTTCGCCTCTTCCTGACAATGACTTGGTGAGTCCAGCACTTGCACTAGCACCCCCGGTGCCAATGATCGATGTAAGAGCGGCAGCGAGAGCAGATTGAAAGCTCGGATCGGCCGTGATGGCCTTGGTAGCGGCAGCAATGGTGTCAGGTAAAGGTGGTTGTTGATGTTGTAGTGATGTGGTGGGGTTTCGTTGTTGTTGTTGGATGTAGTTTTGGTAGATATTGTTGGCCGttgtagtagtagtagtagggTGGTTATTTCTGTTGTAACTAAGAAGACCGTTATTCCATGATAACACGTTGTTTCTAGAAGATCCAAAATCGAGTTGTCCAGTAAAAGGGTAACGAGAATTGGGAAAATTAGATGTGAATTTACCAAAATGGGTTGAGGAACTTGaaggagaggaagaaggaTTTGAAGTGAGGTCTAAAGTGATTGTGGGGTGAGTTGGGGAAGTGGATGAAATTATAGAGGAGTTACTGTTGGGTAAGTAAAAATTGGGTTTAGAATTATTTGGGTAAAAGTTTAGGCCATGGAGACTATTCGAGGCGGTGGACGAGGAGGAGGCCGCCGTTGCGGAGGTGGTGGAGCCAGAGAGGAGCATGGAGGCAGCAGCAGAGGTGGTGGAGGCCATGGCGTTGGCGGAGGCAGGTAATGGATGGTTATGATTACCTTCATAGGTGGTAATCAAAATCGACATGTCGTCAGCGCATCTTTGGACTTGTTTTCTTACAGGACATGTTGGCGAACCTGTGCAACGATAATATGCTCGTGGACATGGATTTCCTTTTGCTATCTTTTGCCCATATTTTCTCCATTGACAACCATCGTTCATCTGCATCAATTATtatgaaaagtcaaacttttgaaataattaaataaataataaaaactaataactaaaattaaaatacatattttctgACTTTTTAACTTGCGGGTTactaaatattgttataaacGGCGGCCTAAAGCCGGGATGCATGTCAAATAAATCATGACCTATTATGAAATAATCAAACCTCAATTTAATTAGCCTAGATACGtcaaattaatacaaattaaggactaaatttataaaaaataataacttaacaaaaatttggaagatataaagattaagttataataagaCCAAATCATAAGAGCactaaattgaaaatcaatacattgatacaaatttaatgttaacaatataatataacagTACTAACCGTGGCGGTTTCACATCGGGCTCTAACGCAAACTCTAGCACGTTTGGGTGGATTCTGCGGTGTAACATCATCTTCAACACTTCTCATTGTCTTCCCACCTTTAGATGGCCAATTTGTCTCTCCAGCTTCTTCCTTCGTCGACTCATGATCAAAACTATTTGGAGAATCGACTTCTTTAGCGACGGCCATCATTGATTCTTCCCGTTCAAATTTGCAGTTCAAACCGAGAGATAAAGCCTCTTTACAGGCGGCTTCTTCGTTGTGGTCACCACCGATGATATTCATACAGCTTTTCTCATcgactatttttttcttctccgaCACCGGAAATCTCCCCAGAGAAAGTGAAACCAGCTCGATTTGATCGTCATcgtgttgttgttgttgttgttccTTATTCACGTCGTTGTCTTCGTCTTGTACTTTCTTACAGTCTCGTCCAACAATCCCCAGGAATTGCATTTTCAAAGCTTCATAATCCTTCATGATTTGGGTTAAGCTCTGCTTTAGTCTttggttttcttctcttaCTTCCCCCATTTCTGCTCGAGCAGATTCCAATTGATCTTCCTGatcaaccaaacaaaataatattaacttttatatatttatctaaaagctaaatattatattttaatttttcactcaaaaaaatctttcatgGAGTTGAAATgatcttttttagaaaaaaattattaaaattactttaaattgtttttttacaaaatttgatccgaataattttttttttcaaaaataaaaaaattaacaaactattaggtaattattttgtcttatatttttgacaatttttttaattaaaatattattaaaagcaTGTTTgcaagaattaaaatttaactttgttcaatttaattatcatcAATTACATATAAATATCTAGTAAATGGATCAAAATTCTAAGAGCcaaatttttagtttgaaaaaaaaaatatatggatTATGGTAAATTGTGGTTGattgttgttttaaatttgttatcgAAGCtttaatcttcatttttggacatttaaatactaatattAATTGTAATCTACAAAGAAATGGAATCTTATACCAcgtgattaataaattaaatagctacaaatttaattatttaattgtggattgatttaatttgttaccctttgtttatttattataagaagaaattaaaatctcAAAGTCTGagatataaatattaactattCCCAATTGGTGATTATTGTAAGAATAATTAGGGGTAGATGAGATGAgatctttttactttttttttaatctcatatgtatatttgaccgttttaattaattaagtagtaataataataataaatcgaaaatatatattacagaaaacttttatgtaaaatattatcaatttttcttataaaaataggaagaaaaaaaactatcccagtctttgttctttgtttataCATAATGATTTATATAGGCTGAATTAAACttgaaatgaaacaaaagagaaattaagCCAACCTGCAGTTTGATGCAGCTCAAATCCTTTTGATCagatgaacaacttgttttaTCTTCAGTAGTATCATGTTCTTGTTTTGCATGGTTGTTCCCTCTCTGAACGAACAAACGAAGTATTAGAAATTTCGACTATAATTTTccataaaaggaaaaactgTCTACTTTGAGTTGAAAATGCGAGATCTAtctatctataaatatatatatatatatataccttaaCGAGGAGaagttgttgttgttgtttagaGGGAGAACTCCGATCGTTGTCACTAAGGTCGCGAAGGGGAGGTTTCTCGGTCTTGACGACAGGCCTTGGACGGCCAAAAGCAGCAGCAGCGTCCATGGGAAGAAATAATATCCGTAGTCTTCTTAGTTTTTTGGCTTGAAAAGGGGGGTTTTCCTAATTGAATGAAGTCTATGGGAGTTGTAgagaagatatatataaagggAAATGAAAGAGCAATAGGGAAGAGGTTTATTATTTTGACTTAGCCATATACCACATTTTTTTGCCAATCACATCTCTAATTTTTGGGGTTTCATATTTTCAACGCAcccccttttcttctttaaatgtCAAACCCCCCCATTTCAAAGCCCTCAacttgcaaatatatatatatatatatataatttcatattatagGACGTAGAGAAAgactttgtttttaattcactattaaatattttgataatcaAAACCTAAACAACCTCTCTACAAAGAATTCAAACGTCAACTCTTTGGATAAAATGTACCCAACAACAAGTCTCTCTATTCtctattcctttttttcttctttcttttttatagtCCATAtatttttccccttttcttatTCGACAAGCTAaagacgacgacgacgactATTTATGCCCCAGTTTTAGTTATTATTGAAAGTTGTGTTATGTTTATTCAATCTTTCAATTCCAAAATGTGTCCACCTAGTAAGTATACTAATAAACTTTCAACTATTAGAACGACTCTTacatttaaattacaaaatttaagaaatttagtAAATACAATGTTCAAAATCAAACCCTATCGTacacaaaattagaaaaataaataactattattAAATGTAATGTTTTGGAACTTCAAGATTAAGATTATAGACTTGACAAAAAACCTACGTCGTCATTTATTGTAATACAAAGTCGCGCCTTCGAGAATGCGTGAATCACATCtctttataacaatttaattcgTACAAGATATTTTCGACATTATATTAGTCATCATATGTATCAAActttaaaagcaaaattacgtcaattatcaaatacatatatacatacatatatgtcAAACACACAAGTGAAAGAGTGAGTGTTAGATGATGTAAATATCCGCTTAAGCTCTTAGGAATCAAAGGTCAATAAtgcaacaatataatataatctatATTCACTAACTAGTAATTAGGGAAGCTATTTCAATACATACAATAGTTGTAGataatgtgtgtatatatatatatatatgagtatATTCACAAAGTAAATGGTTGAATTATAGTTTTTGGAATAgtgaattgaaaattgatttgttttgtgaagaagagagaagagggtGGAAGTTTCGTAcgtaaaaaaatcaaaatacagCACtttaataatgaataataGAGAAGTGAGATTGAGAagtggatttttttaaaattaaagggtCAAATGTGGGATATAGATTAAGATTAGCCACCGGCGTGCTACCGTCGTCCACCtcattccttttctttctacatttacaaaatttattaacggtaaagtcaaattttgagtATGGATTTAATTAAGAACCTCTCTCATTGGTCCCTTCATTTGacttttattactttttttttatcataatgACACATCAAATGCTGACATGTACACCAACTTGTTGCTTCCCTTCCACCCTggcatttcaaaatcaaataaaaaatcacaGTCCAATTGTcgtaaatagaaaattttacaaaacattTATCGAAGTTcgtaaaaatgacaaaaataaaaattatgataatagagctcATGTCACTTACAATTTTAATAGCGGATCATTGTCTTGATTTGTTAAATTATGCTTCTATTAGTGATTAAgagatagaattcaaaatttactataacttgtaaatattttaatttattttaatatttttgaaaattatccttttttataatataattattatcgTCGTAATTttatcttctaattttttaatttactttcattaatttgtttataagtttcaaatttttattaattaaatttgttttgtgtcatattaaaattaatcgTCTATACGTTCactttataattattgaaagttaACCATAAGAATTAAAGTCGagaataaaagtataaagtcCATAAATTCAACCACGAAATGAAAgctaattaaactataaaattgaagataaatatataatagtttgaaatttatgaacaagcaatgactaaatttaaaaaaacaaaagaaagagttttttttttttttttcttcgtattattgttataagcaattttctcaaatttcagtcattttcattgaaaaagaatattattagTCTCCTctctctttattattatttttctttttttaggtaatcttagaaagaataaaaatgaaaaagaagaatattcgGAGAGACCgaattatatatgaaaatttcaatGGCATTTTCgtaaattaacatttaatttttctcttccaagaaaaataaatttaatttcaacgTATGTAGAGAGAACATGCATGCAAAATTTGtaagaatttcttttttttttttaagtaattttattacaactttaattatattaaaggcacactatattatataattaattgtataaatatCAAAGTGAACACATGAATAACATTATTTGAGCTTAAAGTTAGAGCTTTTGACTTTAAAATTAAGGCCAACTAGCTTAACATTTACTTTCTTGTTTCTTCCTTTATATAGCTGTGTTACCAAATGAATTGAGAAGACTTTTCATTCATCAAACATATCTATGTGAGTTGTACACATCAATCACATTCATATATCTATAAACTATaatctatattattattattatcatcatatatatatatactttccatttcatttcacattttctttctctttatcttttttttatattgtatttgCAAGGCATGTTTGTTAAATGtatgaaatataattgagTTGTGACTCGTTTATAACTATTTAGTGATGTTTTTCACtcaattaacaatttcattttatatgttatatgATGTAGAGATTGTGTAATGAATTAAATATGCTTAATTGCTATTTTGTATGCATGACTCGCATTTAGGAATTAATTATAAGTAAGTTCAATGTTGACGTTTTTCTCGTTAACAAAGACTAATGTTCTTGTAGTGGTATTTGATCAATATCGATATTGATGTTAAACGAGTCATATAACATACCTTTCGCTTTGTATGtaattttatgatatatattaacaacGACATAACACATGATCTACATATATAAATgcttaaaatttgttaaatgttTATGCGTGGAATTATTTGAGTTGCGAAAACACATGGAAGaaacacaataaataaataaataaataaatgaaattaattgaagTGGGCTGTCAAAGTTCAATGATTTAGGTCAAATTCATACACTAAGTTAGACTTTATGGAAGAAATGAGTGAATacttttaagaatatatatttataaaacctAGAGAGCCCTTTTTTTCCAATTActacaatataaaattattatttccaatttcaactttactcaaataaaaacaaaattaaatatatatttttttcaacatcACCACTTAATTGGTTCCATTAACCTTAGTTAAAacccaaacaaaattaattaaaatttcaaatggtaTGGATAGCAAATAtgtgtctttcttttttcctccattcatataaataatattttgattaggTCAATTTAATACGTCCAtgtttatcttttcattttgacaTGCTTCCTTTTTCAATGGTtggttcaaaatattattctaaatattaagaaaaatgtatatatatagagaaaaaatgtcaaaacttTGGATAGCCGAAATTTATGCAACTACCTAGCTAaatcctatatatatatatttattttataaattgtgtTTTACCACAAggtatttaatttgatttatttt
This genomic interval carries:
- the LOC101218344 gene encoding WRKY transcription factor 72A, whose product is MDAAAAFGRPRPVVKTEKPPLRDLSDNDRSSPSKQQQQLLLVKRGNNHAKQEHDTTEDKTSCSSDQKDLSCIKLQEDQLESARAEMGEVREENQRLKQSLTQIMKDYEALKMQFLGIVGRDCKKVQDEDNDVNKEQQQQQHDDDQIELVSLSLGRFPVSEKKKIVDEKSCMNIIGGDHNEEAACKEALSLGLNCKFEREESMMAVAKEVDSPNSFDHESTKEEAGETNWPSKGGKTMRSVEDDVTPQNPPKRARVCVRARCETATMNDGCQWRKYGQKIAKGNPCPRAYYRCTGSPTCPVRKQVQRCADDMSILITTYEGNHNHPLPASANAMASTTSAAASMLLSGSTTSATAASSSSTASNSLHGLNFYPNNSKPNFYLPNSNSSIISSTSPTHPTITLDLTSNPSSSPSSSSTHFGKFTSNFPNSRYPFTGQLDFGSSRNNVLSWNNGLLSYNRNNHPTTTTTTANNIYQNYIQQQQRNPTTSLQHQQPPLPDTIAAATKAITADPSFQSALAAALTSIIGTGGASASAGLTKSLSGRGEQSLFQLMTTAATTNKGNGCGTSFLNNITTTTTTTSNSPPTGNMVFVPTNSLPFSNSKSASASPGDHIDLTN